In Gymnogyps californianus isolate 813 chromosome 1, ASM1813914v2, whole genome shotgun sequence, the following are encoded in one genomic region:
- the PGR gene encoding LOW QUALITY PROTEIN: progesterone receptor (The sequence of the model RefSeq protein was modified relative to this genomic sequence to represent the inferred CDS: inserted 1 base in 1 codon), protein MTEVKAKEPRAPPPARDGAVLLQGQPGRDPFRREAEAIDISLDGLLYPKSSDEEEDDDEDEEEEPRQQPGEEEERDSLSYRPGNGSLSDKDSLDTVLDTFLAPAAHASSAVAAAPWSFLGAEAAAAPDAPMSRGPSQKAGEAAPGAPGPSHPPPRPAPLWPAGDAVTTAAKPRPAGPGGGAEGPAAXPKGEAPGLAALPGGERGFAGGGGRPGAGEPGQECLHVPLLPLNSAYLASRTRQLLDGAEYEGGGGGGAGPRSSPPAPDLAGYVYPPADAKEVHFAYGDFQPALKIKEEGLGLPTAYPGGRATPAAGCADYPQPPRAGQEPSLECVLYKTEPTLLAGAYGPAAAAAAPLDSLPSTSAAPPGLYPPLGLNGHQPLGFPAAVLKEGLPQLCPPYLGYVRPDTETSQSSQYSFESLPQKICLICGDEASGCHYGVLTCGSCKVFFKRAMEGQHNYLCAGRNDCIVDKIRRKNCPACRLRKCCQAGMVLGGRKFKKFNKIKVVRTLDVALQQPATLQDESQSLTQRLSFSPNQEIQFVPPMISVLRGIEPEVVYAGYDNTKPETPSSLLTSLNHLCERQLLCVVKWSKLLPGFRNLHIDDQITLIQYSWMSLMVFAMGWRSYKHVSGQMLYFAPDLILNEQRMKESSFYSLCLSMWQLPQEFVRLQVSQEEFLCMKALLLLNTIPLEGLRSQSQFDEMRTSYIRELVKAIGLRQKGVVANSQRFYQLTKLMDSMHDLVKQLHLFCLNTFLQSRALSVEFPEMMSEVIAAQLPKILAGMVKPLLFHKK, encoded by the exons ATGACCGAGGTGAAGGCCAAGGAGCCCAGAGCGCCACCGCCTGCCAGAGACGGGGCGGTCCTGCTGCAGGGCCAGCCCGGCCGAGACCCCTTCCGCAGGGAAGCGGAGGCCATCGACATCTCCCTGGACGGGCTGCTCTACCCCAAGAGCAGCGACGAGGAGGAGGACGACGACGAGGACGAGGAGGAAGAGCCGCGGCAGCAgccgggggaggaggaggagcgggacTCCCTCTCCTACCGGCCGGGGAACGGCTCCCTCTCGGACAAGGACTCCCTGGACACCGTCCTGGACACCTTCCTGGCGCCCGCGGCTCATGCCAGCTCCGCCGTGGCCGCGGCGCCCTGGTCCTTCCTCGGGGCGGAGGCCGCGGCGGCGCCCGACGCCCCGATGAGCCGCGGCCCCTCGCAGAAGGCGGGCGAGGCCGCCCCGGGGGCGCCCGGCCCCTCGCaccccccgccgcggcccgccccGCTCTGGCCGGCCGGCGACGCCGTGACCACCGCCGCTAAAccgcggccggcggggccggggggcggcgCGGAGGGTCCCGCCG GCCCCAAGGGCGAGGCCCCCGGGCTggcggcgctgcccggcggggagcgcggcttcgcgggcggcggggggcggccgggggcgggggagccggggcaggaGTGCCTGCACGTGCCGCTGCTGCCGCTCAACTCGGCCTACCTGGCCTCGCGCACGCGGCAGCTGCTGGACGGCGCGGAGTacgagggcggcggcggcggcggcgcggggccgcgctcctcgccccccgccccggacCTGGCGGGCTACGTCTACCCGCCGGCGGACGCCAAGGAGGTGCACTTCGCCTACGGCGACTTCCAGCCCGCCCTGAAGATCAAGGAGGAAGGTCTCGGCCTCCCCACCGCGTACCCCGGCGGCAGGGCCACCCCCGCGGCGGGCTGCGCCGACTACCCGCAGCCCCCGCGGGCCGGGCAGGAGCCCTCGCTGGAGTGCGTCCTCTACAAGACGGAGCCCACCCTCCTGGCCGGAGCCTacgggccggcggcggcggcggcggcgccgctcGACAGCCTGCCCTCCACCtcggccgcgccgccgggccTCTACCCGCCCCTGGGTCTCAACGGGCACCAGCCCCTGGGCTTCCCGGCGGCGGTGCTGAAGGAGGGCTTGCCCCAGCTGTGCCCGCCCTACCTCGGCTACGTCCG gccAGATACAGAAACCAGCCAAAGTTCTCAATACAGTTTTGAATCGCTACCCCAGAAGATTTGTCTCATCTGTGGTGATGAGGCTTCTGGTTGCCACTACGGAGTACTTACCTGTGGAAGTTGTAAAGTCTTCTTTAAAAGGGCAATGGAAG GGCAGCACAACTATTTATGTGCTGGAAGAAATGACTGCATAGTTGATAAAATTCGTAGGAAGAACTGTCCAGCATGTCGCTTGAGGAAGTGCTGTCAAGCCGGTATGGTCCTGGGAG gtcgaaaatttaaaaagtttaacaAAATTAAGGTTGTGAGAACATTAGATGTCGCACTCCAGCAGCCAGCAACCCTTCAAGATGAAAGCCAGTCTCTAACCCAAAGGCTGTCCTTTTCTCCAAATCAAGAAATACAGTTTGTTCCCCCAATGATAAGTGTTCTACGGGGCATTGAGCCAGAAGTTGTCTATGCTGGTTATGACAATACAAAACCGGAAACACCAAGTTCCTTGCTTACCAGTCTAAATCATCTTTGTGAGAGGCAACTTCTCTGTGTAGTCAAATGGTCTAAATTGCTACCAG gATTTCGGAATTTACATATTGATGATCAGATAACCCTCATCCAGTATTCCTGGATGAGTCTAATGGTTTTTGCAATGGGATGGAGATCGTACAAACATGTCAGTGGTCAGATGTTATATTTTGCACCAGATCTGATTCTAAATGA ACAGAGGATGAAAGAATCATCGTTCTATTCCCTGTGTCTATCCATGTGGCAACTCCCACAGGAATTTGTCAGACTTCAAGTTAGCCAAGAAGAGTTCCTATGTATGAAAGCACTGTTACTTCTCAACACAA ttcCTTTGGAAGGTCTAAGAAGTCAAAGCCAATTTGATGAGATGAGAACAAGTTACATTAGAGAACTGGTGAAGGCAATTGGTTTGCGCCAGAAAGGTGTTGTGGCCAACTCACAACGTTTCTATCAGCTTACAAAACTGATGGATTCCATGCATGAT CTAGTGAAACAGCTCCATCTCTTCTGTCTGAACACATTTCTCCAGTCCCGTGCACTGAGTGTTGAATTCCCCGAGATGATGTCAGAGGTGATTGCTGCCCAGCTACCCAAGATTCTGGCAGGGATGGTGAAACCTCTTCTCTTTCACAAAAAGTGA